A portion of the Pseudomonas koreensis genome contains these proteins:
- a CDS encoding AraC family transcriptional regulator — protein MKHAAAKNPEKAPLFWRDDALPFIEARAIADGREVCYARHSHGHFSIGAITAGRSTYVHEQAQYEVAAGTVVLMNPGDVHACNPIEDQPWSYVMLYVETPWLTDLQHQLGFAAELEFRRFSDTHLSDAELFGKLMALYEVLVDDQLEALAKQSAAVEFFSDLQLRLNPADQSVREPNFKLERAAGFIREHCTEVLSLDAICAAAQLSPSYLIRAFKQRYGMTPHAFVVNQRIQFARERLRSGQLIADVALEAGFADQAHFQRAFKQHLAATPGQYRG, from the coding sequence ATGAAACACGCCGCTGCGAAAAACCCCGAGAAAGCCCCGCTTTTCTGGCGCGACGACGCCCTGCCCTTCATCGAGGCGCGCGCCATCGCCGATGGCCGTGAGGTGTGCTACGCGCGGCATTCCCACGGGCACTTTTCCATCGGCGCGATCACCGCCGGGCGCAGTACCTATGTGCATGAGCAAGCACAGTACGAGGTTGCGGCGGGCACCGTAGTGCTGATGAATCCCGGCGATGTCCACGCCTGCAACCCGATCGAAGATCAGCCGTGGTCGTACGTGATGTTGTATGTCGAGACGCCGTGGCTGACGGATTTGCAGCATCAGTTGGGGTTTGCGGCGGAGCTGGAATTTCGCCGTTTTTCAGACACGCACCTGAGCGATGCCGAACTGTTCGGCAAGTTGATGGCGTTGTATGAGGTTTTGGTTGACGATCAATTGGAAGCGCTGGCGAAGCAGAGCGCGGCAGTGGAGTTTTTCAGTGATTTGCAGCTGCGCCTGAACCCGGCTGATCAGTCAGTACGTGAGCCGAATTTCAAACTTGAACGCGCCGCCGGGTTCATCCGCGAACATTGCACTGAGGTGTTGAGCCTTGACGCGATTTGCGCGGCGGCGCAGCTGTCGCCGTCGTACCTGATTCGCGCATTCAAGCAGCGTTACGGGATGACGCCGCATGCCTTCGTGGTCAACCAGCGCATCCAGTTCGCCCGCGAGCGCTTACGCAGCGGGCAATTGATTGCTGACGTGGCGCTTGAGGCCGGATTTGCCGATCAGGCGCATTTTCAGCGAGCGTTCAAACAACATCTCGCGGCGACGCCGGGGCAGTATCGCGGCTGA
- a CDS encoding VOC family protein, which produces MHPFSIQRIDHIVLRVADLQRSIDFYARVFGAEVVRHNQPLGLVHLRAGTSMIDLVDLAGELGRKGGGAAEAQKRNVDHFCLRIEPFDEAALIAHLQSFGLTVERAARRFGAEGYGLSLYCFDPDGNQVELKGPSETAQPAVS; this is translated from the coding sequence ATGCATCCGTTTTCCATTCAGCGCATCGATCACATCGTCCTGCGCGTCGCCGACCTGCAACGCAGCATCGATTTCTACGCCAGGGTATTTGGCGCCGAGGTGGTCAGGCATAACCAGCCGCTGGGGCTGGTGCACTTGCGGGCCGGCACGTCGATGATCGATCTGGTCGACCTGGCGGGCGAACTCGGGCGCAAGGGCGGCGGCGCGGCTGAGGCGCAGAAACGCAATGTTGATCACTTCTGCCTGCGCATCGAGCCGTTCGACGAAGCCGCGCTCATCGCTCACCTGCAGTCGTTCGGGTTGACCGTGGAGCGAGCCGCCAGACGTTTCGGTGCTGAGGGTTACGGCCTGTCGCTGTACTGTTTCGACCCGGACGGCAATCAGGTCGAACTCAAAGGCCCGTCCGAGACCGCTCAGCCAGCCGTTTCCTGA
- a CDS encoding biliverdin-producing heme oxygenase, whose translation MQAKAREVYVPPVLQDLRAGTAELHIALEKRLPFFSDTLDTPAFERLMAAYYGFYQPLERALLASGAVPDDFNLTPRLKAETLHADLRALGATANDLPLCEDLPVIDSSAASLGVLYVLEGATLGGQILRREIAARLNLDADNGAAFLDVYGAATGRRWREFIEYLSNRPMDASERAAVVSAAQTTFSCFEQWLERQEVLA comes from the coding sequence ATGCAAGCAAAGGCCCGTGAGGTTTATGTGCCACCGGTGCTGCAGGATCTGCGGGCCGGCACAGCCGAACTGCACATCGCACTGGAAAAACGCCTTCCTTTTTTCTCCGACACCCTCGATACCCCCGCTTTCGAACGCTTGATGGCGGCCTATTACGGTTTCTATCAGCCGCTGGAACGGGCGTTGCTGGCCAGCGGGGCGGTGCCGGACGATTTCAACCTGACGCCTCGTCTGAAGGCCGAAACCTTGCACGCCGACCTGCGCGCGCTGGGCGCGACGGCCAATGACTTGCCGCTGTGCGAAGACTTGCCGGTGATCGACTCCAGCGCCGCCAGCCTTGGGGTTTTGTACGTGCTCGAAGGCGCCACTCTCGGCGGGCAGATCCTGCGTCGGGAAATCGCTGCTCGACTGAACCTGGATGCCGACAATGGCGCCGCGTTTCTGGATGTCTACGGAGCGGCCACCGGGCGGCGCTGGCGCGAGTTCATCGAATACCTGAGCAACCGGCCCATGGATGCCAGCGAACGCGCGGCCGTGGTCAGCGCAGCACAAACCACATTCAGCTGTTTCGAGCAGTGGCTCGAGCGCCAGGAGGTACTGGCATGA
- a CDS encoding GFA family protein: MNTFTGGCLCGDVRFQATGEPYRVGLCHCLDCRKVHGALFHASAIFPEDAVTVSGETHDYQGRHFCPRCGSSVFNRSGDEVEVNLGALDASDQLKPTYESWIVRRESWLPDFPLAEHYRGDREGTGRGEG, translated from the coding sequence ATGAATACATTTACCGGCGGATGCCTGTGCGGCGACGTGCGTTTTCAAGCCACTGGCGAGCCTTACCGGGTCGGGCTGTGCCATTGCCTCGACTGTCGCAAAGTCCACGGCGCGCTGTTTCATGCCTCGGCGATTTTTCCTGAGGACGCTGTGACCGTCAGCGGTGAAACCCATGATTACCAAGGGCGGCATTTTTGTCCGCGCTGTGGTTCGTCGGTGTTCAATCGCAGTGGTGATGAGGTCGAGGTCAATCTAGGCGCGCTGGATGCGTCGGATCAGTTGAAGCCGACCTATGAGAGCTGGATTGTGCGACGTGAATCGTGGCTGCCGGATTTTCCGCTTGCCGAGCATTACCGCGGTGATCGGGAAGGCACGGGGCGCGGAGAGGGGTAG
- a CDS encoding ATP-binding protein produces MNLQDQQAFEELLANCADEPIRFPGAIQPHGLLLTLSEPALQIIQVSANVETLLARAPESLIGQPLYSLIGAEHTGQVLEALQTAFSEAAPLRLELNGTAFEGLLHRHQGVLILELEIHVKNFQARNVAGVNTHLGRMLQRLQAATTLQALYDISVKEIQAMTGYDRVLIYRFEEEGHGQVIAEASDPSMEVFNGLFFPASDIPEQARELYRTNWLRIIPNADYQPVPLVPKLRPDTHTPLDLSFATLRSVSPIHCQYMKNMGVLSSMSISLLKGDKLWGLISCGNRQPLHVPHELRMACQTIGQVLSLQISAMETLELTRQREEKVEALARLNQAMIDSPQNVFDGLAQQPATLMALANAGGIAIIEDKQLHRYGNCPAPEEIRTLHRWLQERGEPVFASHHLSSVYPPAAQYQSVASGVLAMSLPKPVDNGVLWFRPEVKENINWSGDPRKPLDLENSDAGLRLRPRTSFEIWKVEMAGISTKWSHGDRFAANDLRRSALENDLARQVRREQEAVQARDDLVAVVSHDLRNPMTVISMLCGMMQKAFSSEGAHTSRRISTAIDTMQQATARMNTLLEDLLDTSKIDAGRYSITPQPLDVGHIFEEAQALLLPLAQVKDINISFQSDPDLRIHADPERLFQVLSNLVGNAIKFTPRMGTVGVHARSVGDEIVFTVRDSGEGIPKEHLPHVFDRYWTVKEGNPTGTGLGLYITQGIVEAHGGQIVAESEPGQGSEFRFTVPRLA; encoded by the coding sequence ATGAACCTGCAAGACCAACAAGCCTTTGAAGAACTGCTGGCCAACTGTGCCGACGAGCCGATCCGCTTTCCCGGCGCGATTCAGCCCCATGGTTTGCTGCTGACCCTGAGCGAGCCTGCGCTGCAGATCATTCAGGTCAGCGCCAACGTCGAAACGCTGCTGGCCCGCGCGCCGGAATCGTTGATCGGCCAGCCGCTGTACAGCCTGATCGGCGCCGAGCACACCGGGCAAGTGCTTGAAGCCTTGCAAACAGCGTTTTCCGAAGCGGCGCCGCTGCGCCTGGAGCTTAACGGCACCGCGTTCGAAGGTTTGCTGCATCGGCACCAGGGCGTACTGATTCTCGAGCTCGAGATCCACGTAAAGAATTTCCAGGCGCGTAACGTCGCCGGGGTCAACACCCATCTGGGGCGGATGCTCCAGCGTCTGCAAGCGGCGACCACGCTGCAGGCCTTGTACGACATCAGCGTCAAGGAAATCCAGGCAATGACCGGCTACGACCGGGTGCTGATCTATCGCTTCGAGGAAGAGGGCCACGGTCAGGTCATCGCCGAAGCGTCCGATCCGTCGATGGAAGTCTTCAACGGTCTGTTCTTCCCGGCCTCGGACATCCCCGAGCAGGCACGCGAGCTGTATCGCACCAACTGGCTGCGGATCATCCCCAATGCCGATTATCAGCCGGTGCCGCTGGTGCCGAAGTTGCGTCCCGATACCCATACACCGCTGGACCTGAGTTTCGCCACGTTGCGCAGCGTCTCGCCGATTCACTGCCAATACATGAAGAACATGGGCGTGTTGTCGTCGATGAGCATTTCCCTGCTCAAGGGCGACAAGCTCTGGGGCCTGATCAGCTGCGGCAACCGCCAGCCGCTGCACGTGCCGCATGAGTTGCGCATGGCCTGCCAGACCATCGGCCAGGTTCTGTCGTTGCAGATCAGTGCCATGGAAACCCTGGAGCTGACTCGCCAGCGCGAAGAAAAGGTCGAAGCGCTGGCGCGGCTCAATCAAGCGATGATCGATTCGCCGCAGAACGTGTTCGACGGCCTCGCTCAGCAGCCGGCGACGCTGATGGCGCTGGCCAACGCCGGTGGCATCGCGATCATCGAAGACAAACAATTGCACCGTTACGGCAACTGCCCGGCGCCGGAAGAGATTCGTACGTTGCACAGGTGGTTGCAGGAGCGCGGCGAGCCGGTGTTTGCCAGTCATCATCTGTCCAGCGTTTACCCGCCAGCGGCGCAGTATCAGTCAGTGGCCAGCGGCGTACTTGCCATGAGCCTGCCCAAACCCGTGGACAACGGGGTGCTGTGGTTCCGTCCGGAAGTGAAGGAAAACATCAACTGGAGCGGCGACCCGCGCAAACCGCTGGACCTGGAAAACTCCGACGCCGGTCTGCGCCTGCGTCCGCGTACCTCGTTCGAGATCTGGAAAGTCGAGATGGCCGGGATCTCCACCAAGTGGAGCCACGGTGATCGGTTCGCCGCCAACGATCTGCGCCGCTCGGCGCTGGAAAACGATCTGGCCCGCCAGGTGCGGCGCGAGCAGGAGGCCGTGCAGGCGCGCGATGATCTGGTGGCGGTGGTTTCCCATGACCTGCGCAACCCGATGACGGTGATTTCCATGCTCTGCGGCATGATGCAAAAAGCCTTCAGCTCGGAAGGCGCGCACACTTCGCGGCGCATCTCCACGGCCATCGACACCATGCAACAGGCCACGGCGCGGATGAACACGCTGCTGGAAGACCTTCTCGATACCTCGAAAATCGACGCCGGGCGCTACTCCATCACCCCGCAGCCGCTGGACGTCGGGCATATTTTCGAAGAGGCGCAGGCCTTGCTTTTGCCGCTGGCGCAGGTCAAGGACATCAACATTTCCTTCCAGTCCGATCCCGATCTGCGCATCCATGCCGATCCTGAGCGGCTGTTTCAGGTGTTGTCGAATCTGGTCGGCAACGCGATCAAATTCACCCCGCGCATGGGTACGGTGGGTGTGCATGCCAGATCGGTCGGCGATGAGATCGTCTTCACTGTGCGTGACAGCGGCGAGGGCATTCCCAAAGAGCACTTGCCGCATGTATTTGATCGCTACTGGACGGTGAAAGAAGGCAACCCGACCGGTACCGGCCTTGGTTTGTATATCACCCAGGGCATCGTTGAAGCTCACGGCGGGCAGATCGTCGCCGAGAGTGAGCCGGGGCAGGGCAGCGAGTTCCGTTTCACCGTGCCGCGTCTGGCCTGA
- a CDS encoding DNA-3-methyladenine glycosylase family protein: MTDAYDAASAFLAAIDTDWQRHIRAVGPCLHQPHPARDPYESLLRAIAYQQLHAKAGDAILGRLVGLFPGQAFPRPEQILSSEVEQLRACGFSASKIATIQGIAQATLDGVVPDYPTARVMDDETLIERLTSLRGVGRWTVEMLLIYSLERMDILPADDFGVREGYRRLKGLDVQPTRKQIIEIGRAWSPYRTVAAWYLWRVAKG, from the coding sequence ATGACTGACGCGTACGACGCGGCCAGCGCCTTTCTCGCCGCAATAGACACTGACTGGCAGCGCCATATCCGTGCCGTGGGCCCGTGCCTGCATCAGCCGCACCCGGCGCGGGATCCGTATGAGTCGCTGTTGCGCGCGATTGCCTATCAGCAACTGCACGCCAAGGCTGGCGATGCGATTCTCGGGCGTCTGGTGGGGTTGTTTCCCGGACAGGCATTTCCGCGTCCGGAGCAGATTCTGTCGAGTGAGGTCGAGCAACTGCGTGCTTGTGGTTTTTCGGCGAGCAAGATTGCGACGATTCAAGGGATTGCCCAGGCGACGCTGGACGGCGTGGTGCCGGATTACCCGACGGCGCGGGTCATGGACGATGAAACCCTGATCGAACGTCTGACCAGTCTGCGCGGCGTCGGCCGCTGGACCGTGGAGATGCTGCTGATCTACAGCCTGGAACGCATGGACATCCTGCCGGCTGATGACTTCGGTGTGCGTGAGGGTTACCGGCGTTTGAAGGGGCTGGACGTGCAGCCGACGCGCAAACAGATAATCGAGATTGGACGGGCGTGGAGCCCGTATCGGACGGTGGCGGCCTGGTATCTGTGGCGGGTGGCCAAGGGTTAG
- a CDS encoding VOC family protein, producing MQRVQKLTPCLWFDDQAEAAAAFYCSIFDHSKITALTHYSKVGQEFHGQPEGAVMTVSFELDGQTFTALNGGPVFTFNEAISFQVNCQDQEEIDHFWGNLSAGGPVEAQQCGWLKDKFGVSWQIVHVGFLQMLQDPDTRKSQRAMQAMFQMKKLDVAALQRAFDGQS from the coding sequence ATGCAACGCGTTCAGAAACTCACGCCGTGCTTGTGGTTCGATGATCAGGCCGAGGCCGCTGCGGCGTTTTATTGTTCGATCTTCGATCATTCGAAAATCACCGCGCTGACCCACTACAGCAAAGTCGGCCAGGAATTTCACGGGCAGCCGGAGGGCGCGGTGATGACCGTCAGCTTCGAGCTCGACGGCCAGACGTTTACCGCGCTCAACGGCGGGCCGGTGTTCACCTTCAATGAGGCGATTTCATTTCAGGTCAACTGCCAGGATCAAGAAGAAATCGACCATTTCTGGGGCAATCTGTCCGCTGGCGGGCCGGTGGAAGCGCAGCAATGCGGCTGGCTCAAGGACAAGTTCGGCGTGTCGTGGCAGATCGTCCACGTGGGGTTTCTGCAGATGCTGCAAGACCCGGACACGCGCAAGTCACAGCGGGCGATGCAGGCGATGTTCCAGATGAAAAAGCTCGATGTTGCCGCACTGCAACGGGCATTCGACGGCCAGAGCTAA
- a CDS encoding carboxylate-amine ligase — protein sequence MSHPRFGIEEEYFLTDLQTLRMVGSPPPQAIEACRGALGVWFATEMFQGQIEVASPVFSDFLHAGDFLRGSRQALGAVLEPFGLGVLSAGSHPLADWREQVPTDEEHFQYLFERYGHVARRSVLSGLHVHVEVVEPLDRIAVMNEVLPWTPLLLALSCSSPIWDGAASGFMSYRQTACDEWPRMGIPPLFADQRHYDEHLAFLTRIGAITQPSECWWGVRPAARFPTLELRMTDACPRVDVALTLAAFFRVVVAHASAQRRPGLLYDQTARSMLEENRWRAKRLGIHARFLVEGIDGDCSTAQWLELAEQRFAETAQALGAAQLFERARAIIDSGNSADRQLALFNLASEQPQNGRSALAQVTELLLQETAG from the coding sequence ATGAGCCATCCGCGATTCGGTATCGAGGAAGAGTATTTCCTCACTGATCTGCAGACCCTGCGCATGGTCGGCAGCCCGCCACCACAGGCGATCGAGGCTTGCCGGGGGGCGCTGGGTGTGTGGTTTGCCACGGAGATGTTTCAGGGGCAGATCGAGGTGGCCTCGCCGGTGTTCAGCGACTTTCTGCATGCCGGCGACTTTCTCCGTGGCAGCCGTCAGGCCTTGGGAGCAGTCCTCGAACCGTTTGGCCTGGGCGTGCTCAGCGCCGGCAGTCATCCGCTGGCCGATTGGCGCGAGCAGGTGCCGACCGACGAGGAACATTTCCAATATCTGTTCGAGCGCTACGGCCATGTTGCCCGGCGCAGCGTGTTGTCGGGACTGCATGTGCACGTCGAGGTGGTCGAGCCGCTGGATCGCATTGCGGTGATGAACGAAGTACTGCCGTGGACGCCGCTCCTGTTGGCGCTGAGCTGTTCGTCACCAATCTGGGATGGCGCCGCCAGCGGTTTCATGAGCTACCGGCAGACGGCCTGCGACGAATGGCCCCGCATGGGCATCCCGCCGCTGTTTGCCGATCAGCGCCATTACGACGAGCACCTGGCGTTTCTCACGCGCATCGGCGCGATCACTCAGCCGAGCGAGTGTTGGTGGGGTGTTCGTCCGGCCGCGCGCTTTCCGACTCTCGAACTGCGCATGACCGACGCTTGCCCGCGGGTCGATGTCGCGCTGACGCTCGCGGCGTTTTTTCGCGTAGTGGTGGCTCATGCCAGTGCACAGCGGCGCCCCGGTCTGCTGTACGACCAGACCGCGCGTTCGATGCTGGAAGAGAACCGCTGGCGGGCCAAACGCTTGGGCATTCATGCGCGCTTTCTGGTCGAAGGCATCGACGGTGACTGTTCGACCGCGCAGTGGCTGGAACTGGCCGAGCAGCGTTTTGCCGAGACCGCGCAGGCATTGGGCGCGGCGCAATTGTTCGAACGTGCGCGGGCGATCATTGACAGCGGCAACAGCGCCGATCGGCAACTGGCGCTGTTCAACCTGGCGTCTGAACAGCCGCAAAACGGCCGCTCGGCCCTGGCGCAAGTGACCGAACTGTTGCTTCAGGAAACGGCTGGCTGA
- a CDS encoding bifunctional transcriptional activator/DNA repair enzyme AdaA, whose translation MNIPAAVLPPHAEMVRAMLERDSAYEGVFFTAVKTTGIFCRPSCTARKPKPENVEFFAHADECLCAGYRACLRCKPLDAAAIAPDWVQRLLNAVDADPERRWSDAQLLAEGIEPLKLRRWFKQHFGMTFHAWLRTRRLGRALGGIRQGTSIDHAAFDSGYESLSGFRDAFQKSFHITPGRAANSEPLLFTRLTTPLGPMIAMAERRGLVLLEFLDRPALTREVEALQNRYGYAVAPGHNVHLQQIEVQLADYFAGKLTQFSVPLHLPGSAFAREVWAALLQIPYGHTSTYGAIAAALGKPGASRAVGLANGHNRLSIVVPCHRVIGADGSLTGYGGGQPRKAFLLRLENAALQMTQQLAF comes from the coding sequence ATGAACATACCAGCCGCTGTCCTGCCACCCCACGCCGAAATGGTTCGCGCCATGCTCGAACGCGACTCTGCCTACGAAGGCGTATTCTTCACGGCGGTGAAAACCACCGGGATTTTCTGCCGCCCCAGCTGCACGGCACGCAAGCCGAAACCGGAAAATGTCGAATTCTTCGCCCACGCCGACGAATGCCTGTGCGCCGGTTACCGCGCCTGCCTGCGCTGCAAACCGCTGGACGCCGCGGCCATCGCGCCGGACTGGGTGCAGCGCCTGCTCAACGCGGTAGACGCGGATCCCGAACGGCGCTGGAGCGATGCACAATTGCTCGCCGAAGGCATCGAGCCGCTGAAGCTGCGGCGCTGGTTCAAGCAGCACTTCGGCATGACCTTCCACGCTTGGCTGCGTACCCGCCGCCTCGGCAGGGCCCTGGGCGGAATCAGGCAAGGCACGTCGATCGATCATGCCGCATTCGACTCCGGCTATGAATCGCTCAGCGGTTTTCGCGACGCGTTTCAGAAATCCTTCCACATCACCCCGGGCCGCGCCGCCAACAGTGAGCCGTTGCTGTTCACCCGCCTGACCACGCCGCTGGGGCCGATGATCGCCATGGCCGAGCGCCGTGGGCTGGTGCTGCTGGAGTTTCTTGATCGTCCGGCGCTGACCCGTGAAGTCGAAGCGCTGCAGAACCGTTATGGCTACGCGGTCGCGCCGGGGCACAACGTCCACTTGCAGCAGATCGAGGTGCAACTGGCGGATTATTTTGCCGGCAAACTCACGCAATTCAGCGTGCCGTTGCACCTGCCCGGCAGCGCTTTTGCCCGCGAGGTGTGGGCGGCGCTGCTGCAAATCCCCTACGGCCACACCAGCACTTACGGCGCTATCGCCGCCGCGCTGGGCAAACCCGGCGCCAGCCGTGCGGTAGGCCTGGCCAACGGGCACAATCGCCTGTCGATCGTGGTGCCCTGTCATCGAGTGATCGGCGCGGACGGTTCGCTGACCGGCTATGGTGGCGGACAGCCGCGCAAGGCGTTTTTGCTCAGGCTGGAAAACGCTGCGCTGCAAATGACTCAGCAACTGGCTTTCTGA
- a CDS encoding LysE family translocator, translated as MSLILSMAAFALAASITPGPVNIVALSSGAQYGFRASQRHVAGATLGFVLLLVLMGLGLHEVLQLWPFMTRVVQWAGVAFLLFMAWKLASDDGRLNASDSGRAPSMLYGAVMQWLNPKAWLACVAGMGAFVADGEARLVWQFAAVYLVICYLSVGCWVYAGTFLRGYLSNAAGMRWFNRLMAVLLVASAIYLLFT; from the coding sequence ATGAGTCTGATTCTTTCCATGGCGGCATTTGCCCTGGCCGCTTCCATCACGCCCGGGCCGGTCAATATCGTTGCGCTGAGCTCAGGGGCACAATACGGTTTTCGTGCCAGTCAGCGCCATGTGGCGGGGGCGACGCTGGGTTTTGTGCTGTTGCTGGTGCTGATGGGCCTGGGCCTGCATGAAGTGCTGCAGTTGTGGCCGTTCATGACCCGCGTGGTGCAATGGGCCGGGGTGGCGTTTCTGCTGTTCATGGCCTGGAAACTCGCCAGCGACGACGGCCGGTTGAATGCCAGCGATTCTGGCCGCGCGCCTTCGATGCTCTATGGCGCAGTCATGCAATGGCTCAACCCCAAGGCCTGGCTGGCCTGCGTGGCCGGCATGGGCGCGTTTGTCGCCGACGGCGAGGCGCGACTGGTCTGGCAGTTCGCGGCGGTGTATCTGGTGATTTGCTATCTGTCGGTGGGCTGCTGGGTGTATGCCGGGACGTTCCTGCGCGGCTATCTGAGCAATGCGGCGGGGATGCGCTGGTTCAATCGGTTGATGGCGGTGTTGTTGGTGGCGAGCGCTATTTATCTGCTGTTCACTTGA